The following are encoded in a window of Ictalurus punctatus breed USDA103 chromosome 13, Coco_2.0, whole genome shotgun sequence genomic DNA:
- the kcnj16a gene encoding inward rectifier potassium channel 16 isoform X1, protein MPASSMNSRTVYYSNIWTDDGYCSTKRRYVHKDGSCKIVLLHVPEKWSLYVTDLFTTLVEIRWRVMFLTFALSYILSWLFFGILFWFIAVIHGDTRDANNEPCIYEVRSFTAAFLFSLETQTTIGYGSRGMSENCMVAIITVTIQDVISVFIDTFIIGIVVAKMASARKRAQTVGFSNTAVINCHNGHLCLSWRVGDFRRNHMVEGTTHAQLVRHSLHTSGKANITYQDLEIQNRHVILATPVIIIHQINRSSPLYKMSLQELRKDSFDLVVTFTYTDDRSGILHQSRTSYTPSEILWGQQFQEMVRVTQRSYRVDYAVFHQTVKVSLAENSAEDCELNKHAPSCKQEPQMGCSLAVESEDILGQNNTNTVIQEEKL, encoded by the exons atgcct gCCAGCAGTATGAACTCGAGAACAGTGTATTACTCCAACATATGGACAGATGATGGCTACTGCTCAACGAAGAGACGTTATGTACACAAAGATGGCAGCTGCAAGATAGTGCTCCTGCACGTGCCTGAGAAATGGTCTTTATATGTGACAGACCTCTTTACCACACTGGTGGAGATCCGTTGGAGAGTCATGTTCTTGACCTTTGCCCTCTCGTATATCCTGTCCTGGCTCTTTTTTGGGATCCTGTTCTGGTTTATCGCAGTGATCCATGGGGACACGAGGGACGCAAACAACGAGCCATGCATCTATGAGGTGAGAAGCTTTACAGCAGCCTTCCTCTTCTCTCTTGAGACACAGACTACCATTGGATATGGCTCACGTGGCATGTCTGAGAACTGCATGGTAGCCATCATTACTGTGACCATCCAGGATGTCATTAGCGTCTTCATCGACACCTTTATAATTGGGATCGTTGTTGCCAAAATGGCGTCAGCCCGGAAAAGAGCACAAACAGTGGGATTCAGTAATACTGCAGTGATTAACTGTCATAACGGGCATCTGTGCCTGTCATGGCGAGTGGGCGACTTCCGTAGAAACCACATGGTGGAAGGAACCACACATGCCCAGCTGGTCAGACACTCACTGCACACAAGTGGCAAAGCTAACATAACCTACCAGGACCTTGAAATCCAAAACAGGCATGTTATTCTGGCCACTCCAGTGATCATCATCCACCAAATCAATCGCAGCAGTCCTCTATATAAAATGAGTCTGCAGGAGCTACGCAAAGACAGCTTCGACCTGGTGGTGACTTTCACATACACAGATGACCGCAGTGGGATTCTCCACCAGTCACGCACATCCTACACTCCCAGTGAAATCCTGTGGGGTCAGCAGTTTCAAGAGATGGTGAGAGTTACCCAAAGGTCCTACAGAGTGGACTATGCAGTCTTTCACCAAACAGTTAAAGTCTCACTGGCAGAAAACAGCGCTGAAGACTGTGAACTAAACAAGCATGCACCAAGCTGTAAACAAGAGCCACAAATGGGCTGTTCTCTGGCAGTGGAGAGTGAAGACATTTTAGGTCAAAACAATACCAACACTGTTATTCAAGAAGAAAAACTATAA
- the kcnj16a gene encoding inward rectifier potassium channel 16 isoform X2 — protein sequence MNSRTVYYSNIWTDDGYCSTKRRYVHKDGSCKIVLLHVPEKWSLYVTDLFTTLVEIRWRVMFLTFALSYILSWLFFGILFWFIAVIHGDTRDANNEPCIYEVRSFTAAFLFSLETQTTIGYGSRGMSENCMVAIITVTIQDVISVFIDTFIIGIVVAKMASARKRAQTVGFSNTAVINCHNGHLCLSWRVGDFRRNHMVEGTTHAQLVRHSLHTSGKANITYQDLEIQNRHVILATPVIIIHQINRSSPLYKMSLQELRKDSFDLVVTFTYTDDRSGILHQSRTSYTPSEILWGQQFQEMVRVTQRSYRVDYAVFHQTVKVSLAENSAEDCELNKHAPSCKQEPQMGCSLAVESEDILGQNNTNTVIQEEKL from the coding sequence ATGAACTCGAGAACAGTGTATTACTCCAACATATGGACAGATGATGGCTACTGCTCAACGAAGAGACGTTATGTACACAAAGATGGCAGCTGCAAGATAGTGCTCCTGCACGTGCCTGAGAAATGGTCTTTATATGTGACAGACCTCTTTACCACACTGGTGGAGATCCGTTGGAGAGTCATGTTCTTGACCTTTGCCCTCTCGTATATCCTGTCCTGGCTCTTTTTTGGGATCCTGTTCTGGTTTATCGCAGTGATCCATGGGGACACGAGGGACGCAAACAACGAGCCATGCATCTATGAGGTGAGAAGCTTTACAGCAGCCTTCCTCTTCTCTCTTGAGACACAGACTACCATTGGATATGGCTCACGTGGCATGTCTGAGAACTGCATGGTAGCCATCATTACTGTGACCATCCAGGATGTCATTAGCGTCTTCATCGACACCTTTATAATTGGGATCGTTGTTGCCAAAATGGCGTCAGCCCGGAAAAGAGCACAAACAGTGGGATTCAGTAATACTGCAGTGATTAACTGTCATAACGGGCATCTGTGCCTGTCATGGCGAGTGGGCGACTTCCGTAGAAACCACATGGTGGAAGGAACCACACATGCCCAGCTGGTCAGACACTCACTGCACACAAGTGGCAAAGCTAACATAACCTACCAGGACCTTGAAATCCAAAACAGGCATGTTATTCTGGCCACTCCAGTGATCATCATCCACCAAATCAATCGCAGCAGTCCTCTATATAAAATGAGTCTGCAGGAGCTACGCAAAGACAGCTTCGACCTGGTGGTGACTTTCACATACACAGATGACCGCAGTGGGATTCTCCACCAGTCACGCACATCCTACACTCCCAGTGAAATCCTGTGGGGTCAGCAGTTTCAAGAGATGGTGAGAGTTACCCAAAGGTCCTACAGAGTGGACTATGCAGTCTTTCACCAAACAGTTAAAGTCTCACTGGCAGAAAACAGCGCTGAAGACTGTGAACTAAACAAGCATGCACCAAGCTGTAAACAAGAGCCACAAATGGGCTGTTCTCTGGCAGTGGAGAGTGAAGACATTTTAGGTCAAAACAATACCAACACTGTTATTCAAGAAGAAAAACTATAA
- the kcnj2a gene encoding inward rectifier potassium channel 2a, with product MGSVRANRYSIVSSEEDGMKLATMAVQNGYGNGKSKVHTRHQPQSRFVKKDGHCNVQFINVSEKGQRYLADIFTTCVDIRWRWMLLIFCLAFLLSWLFFGCIFWLVAIFHGDLEGNSPKCVSNVSSFTAAFLFSIETQTTIGYGYRYVTDECPVAVFMVVFQSIVGCIIDAFIIGAVMAKMAKPKKRNETLVFSHNATVAMRDNKLCLMWRVGNLRKSHLVEAHVRAQLLRSRTTAEGEYIPLDQIDIDVGFDSGIDRIFLVSPITIVHEIDEDSPFYDMSKQELDSSEFEIVVILEGMVEATAMTTQCRSSYLASEVIWGHRFEPVLFEEKNYYKVDYSRFHKTYEVPSTPLCSARDLAEKKYILSNPNSFCYENEVVLPNKEEKEEGDGGGLLPTSTHTDTGSDSDHNQASVPLESRPLRRESEI from the coding sequence ATGGGAAGTGTGCGGGCTAACCGCTATAGCATTGTGTCATCAGAGGAGGACGGGATGAAGTTGGCCACTATGGCGGTGCAGAATGGCTATGGGAATGGGAAGAGCAAGGTGCATACTCGGCATCAGCCCCAGAGCAGGTTCGTCAAGAAAGATGGACACTGCAATGTACAGTTCATCAATGTCAGTGAAAAGGGTCAGCGCTATTTGGCTGACATTTTTACCACTTGCGTGGACATTCGCTGGCGCTGGATGCTTCTCATCTTCTGCCTGGCATTCCTGCTCTCATGGCTGTTCTTCGGATGCATCTTCTGGCTGGTCGCCATCTTCCATGGAGACCTGGAAGGCAACAGTCCGAAATGTGTTTCGAATGTGAGCAGCTTTACTGcagcttttcttttctccattGAGACACAGACCACCATTGGCTATGGCTACCGCTATGTGACAGACGAATGTCCCGTTGCTGTCTTCATGGTGGTTTTCCAGAGCATCGTGGGCTGCATCATTGACGCTTTCATCATCGGTGCAGTCATGGCTAAGATGGCCAAGCCTAAAAAGCGAAACGAGACATTGGTGTTCAGCCACAATGCTACCGTGGCCATGAGGGACAACAAGCTGTGTCTAATGTGGAGGGTTGGCAACCTGCGCAAGAGCCATCTGGTAGAGGCCCATGTTCGGGCTCAGCTCCTTAGGTCTCGTACTACAGCAGAGGGGGAATATATCCCGCTGGACCAAATAGACATTGATGTGGGCTTTGATAGCGGCATTGACCGTATTTTCTTGGTTTCTCCAATAACCATTGTCCACGAGATTGACGAGGACAGCCCATTTTATGACATGAGCAAGCAGGAGCTAGACAGTTCGGAGTTTGAGATCGTGGTGATCTTGGAAGGTATGGTGGAAGCGACAGCCATGACAACTCAGTGCCGTAGCTCATATCTGGCCAGTGAGGTCATTTGGGGCCACCGCTTCGAGCCAGTCTTGTTCGAGGAGAAGAACTACTACAAAGTGGACTATTCGCGCTTTCACAAGACCTATGAGGTGCCCAGCACCCCGCTGTGCAGTGCCAGGGACCTTGCAGAGAAAAAATACATCCTTTCCAATCCCAATTCCTTCTGTTACGAGAATGAGGTGGTGCTTCCGAACAAAGAGGAGAAGGAAGAAGGAGACGGGGGTGGACTGCTGCCCACgagcacacacactgacactggcTCAGACTCTGACCACAATCAAGCCAGTGTTCCTTTAGAGTCACGGCCACTGAGGCGAGAATCAGAAATATGA